Proteins encoded within one genomic window of Candidatus Aminicenantes bacterium:
- a CDS encoding DUF5989 family protein: MSRFGIFKEFWAFVKQRKRYWLVPIIVVLVLLGVLLVVAEHSAIAPFIYSLF, encoded by the coding sequence ATGTCCCGATTCGGCATATTCAAGGAATTCTGGGCCTTCGTCAAGCAGCGCAAGCGCTACTGGCTCGTCCCCATCATCGTCGTTCTGGTCCTGCTGGGCGTCCTCCTGGTCGTGGCCGAGCACAGCGCCATCGCCCCCTTCATCTACTCGTTGTTTTAA
- a CDS encoding SxtJ family membrane protein, with amino-acid sequence MATLEYRPKQVRLFLVILLAIAVLFTLKSTPRTGAGRWLWLGGEAMVLGFFIAAPKIFFPAFRLIMAVTSKIGSLIFLIVSTVVFFLLLTPLALIMRLFGKKFMLVRRSRKTVSYFEAPAPEGDFERQF; translated from the coding sequence ATGGCCACCCTCGAGTACCGCCCCAAACAAGTCCGGCTGTTCCTGGTCATCCTGCTGGCCATCGCCGTCCTCTTCACCCTCAAATCGACGCCGCGGACAGGCGCCGGCCGCTGGCTCTGGCTGGGCGGCGAAGCCATGGTCCTGGGCTTCTTCATCGCCGCTCCCAAGATCTTCTTCCCAGCCTTCCGCCTGATTATGGCCGTTACCTCGAAGATCGGAAGCCTCATCTTCCTGATCGTCAGCACGGTCGTCTTCTTCCTTCTGCTGACGCCGCTGGCCCTGATTATGCGGCTGTTCGGCAAGAAGTTCATGCTGGTCCGACGGAGCCGAAAAACCGTCTCGTACTTCGAGGCTCCGGCCCCCGAGGGCGACTTCGAAAGGCAGTTCTAG